One region of Maylandia zebra isolate NMK-2024a linkage group LG10, Mzebra_GT3a, whole genome shotgun sequence genomic DNA includes:
- the rabgef1 gene encoding rab5 GDP/GTP exchange factor isoform X3, with the protein MSQRTERRGIHVDQSDLLCKKGCGYYGNAAWQGLCSKCWREEYQRVRQKQIQDDWALAEKLQREEEAAYASSHGVQTQSTTPPQPGHASLGPFSKFEEKKTNEKTRKVTTVKKFFSPSSRTASKKETQEGKTSPSISRHASFDTDQVSKDFVDFLKNLQKPGREIHKQCRVFLVNMSSKKDLGADELSECVQDFYQNLADRLMTHFKGSSESVEQVMDQVEKYIMTRLYKSVFCPETTDDERKDLATQNRIRALHWVTIQMLCVSMDEEIPEVSENVVKAITDIIEMDSKRVPRDKLACITHCSKHIFSAIRITKNEPASADDFLPALIYIVLKANPPRLQSNIQYITRFCNPSRLMTGEDGYYFTNLCCAAAFIEKLDAQSLNLSPEEFERYMSGQASPRCSSAEGEWPHTGPGAGVAATNPVLAQLNHNLEQLSTISSRQEKVMEAAQSLQADLLSWTESVQREVNDILEKYPLTCTVSAIDANNIDNDNLPPPLTPQVFAG; encoded by the exons ATGAGTCAGCGGACGGAGCGACGGGGGATACACGTGGACCAATCAGACCTGCTGTGCAAAAAAGGATGTGGTTACTATGGCAACGCAGCCTGGCAGGGCCTGTGCTCAAAGTGCTGGAGGGAGGAGTACCAGCGGGTACGGCAGAAACAGATCCAGGATGACTGGGCACTGGCAGAAAA GCTGCAACGAGAGGAGGAGGCAGCGTATGCCAGCAGTCACGGTGTGCAGACTCAGTCCACAACGCCCCCGCAGCCTGGACATGCCTCGCTGGGTCCCTTCTCCAAGTTTGAGGAGAAGAAAACCAATGAAAAGACTCGGAAAGTGACCACCGTCAAGAAGTTCTTCAGCCCTTCGTCACGAACTGCTTCTAAAAAAG AAACCCAAGAAGGTAAAACCAGTCCGTCCATCAGCCGCCACGCAAGCTTCGATACGGACCAAGTGTCCAAAGACTTTGTGGACTTCCTGAAAAACCTCCAGAAGCCCGGCCGGGAGATCCACAAGCAGTGCCGAGTCTTCCTCGTGAACATGTCAAGCAAGAAG GACCTGGGTGCCGATGAGCTGTCAGAGTGCGTTCAAGATTTCTACCAGAATTTGGCCGACCGCCTGATGACTCACTTTAAAG GCTCCTCTGAGTCTGTGGAGCAGGTGATGGACCAAGTGGAAAAGTACATCATGACTCGTCTGTACAAGAGCGTTTTCTGTCCAGAAACCACTGATGACGAGAGGAAGGACTTGGCCACACAGAACAGGATAAG GGCTTTGCACTGGGTGACCATCCAGATGCTCTGTGTGTCCATGGATGAAGAAATCCCGGAAGTCTCTGAGAATGTGGTGAAAGCGATAACAG ATATCATTGAGATGGATTCGAAGAGGGTTCCTCGGGACAAACTGGCCTGCATCACACACTGCAGTAAACACATCTTCAGCGCTATTAGGATCACCAAGAACGAGCCGGCGTCCGCCGACGACTTTCTCCCCGCGCTCATTTACATCGTGTTGAAGGCTAATCCTCCACGACTTCAGTCCAACATCCAGTACATCACCCGATTCTGCAACCCCAGCAGGCTGATGACCGGAGAGGATGGATACTACTTCACCAACCtg tgcTGTGCAGCTGCCTTCATCGAGAAGTTGGACGCTCAGTCTCTCAATCTCTCCCCGGAGGAGTTTGAGCGTTACATGTCGGGCCAAGCCTCGCCAAGATGCAGCAGCGCAGAGGGCGAGTGGCCCCACACCGGTCCAGGAGCTGGCGTGGCTGCCACCAACCCTGTCCTGGCCCAGCTCAACCACAATCTGGAGCAGCTGTCGACCATCAGCAGCCGGCAGGAGAAGGTGATGGAGGCCGCTCAGAGCCTCCAGGCTGACCTGCTCTCCTGGACCGAGAGCGTCCAGCGGGAGGTGAACGACATCCTGGAAAAATATCCGCTGACCTGCACAGTTTCTGCCATTGATGCCAACAACATAGACAACGACAACCTGCCGCCGCCGCTGACCCCCCAGGTGTTCGCAGGGTAG
- the rabgef1 gene encoding rab5 GDP/GTP exchange factor isoform X2 has product MQIFILGSSIMSQRTERRGIHVDQSDLLCKKGCGYYGNAAWQGLCSKCWREEYQRVRQKQIQDDWALAEKLQREEEAAYASSHGVQTQSTTPPQPGHASLGPFSKFEEKKTNEKTRKVTTVKKFFSPSSRTASKKETQEGKTSPSISRHASFDTDQVSKDFVDFLKNLQKPGREIHKQCRVFLVNMSSKKDLGADELSECVQDFYQNLADRLMTHFKGSSESVEQVMDQVEKYIMTRLYKSVFCPETTDDERKDLATQNRIRALHWVTIQMLCVSMDEEIPEVSENVVKAITDIIEMDSKRVPRDKLACITHCSKHIFSAIRITKNEPASADDFLPALIYIVLKANPPRLQSNIQYITRFCNPSRLMTGEDGYYFTNLCCAAAFIEKLDAQSLNLSPEEFERYMSGQASPRCSSAEGEWPHTGPGAGVAATNPVLAQLNHNLEQLSTISSRQEKVMEAAQSLQADLLSWTESVQREVNDILEKYPLTCTVSAIDANNIDNDNLPPPLTPQVFAG; this is encoded by the exons ATGCAAATCTTCATACTGGGGAGCAG CATTATGAGTCAGCGGACGGAGCGACGGGGGATACACGTGGACCAATCAGACCTGCTGTGCAAAAAAGGATGTGGTTACTATGGCAACGCAGCCTGGCAGGGCCTGTGCTCAAAGTGCTGGAGGGAGGAGTACCAGCGGGTACGGCAGAAACAGATCCAGGATGACTGGGCACTGGCAGAAAA GCTGCAACGAGAGGAGGAGGCAGCGTATGCCAGCAGTCACGGTGTGCAGACTCAGTCCACAACGCCCCCGCAGCCTGGACATGCCTCGCTGGGTCCCTTCTCCAAGTTTGAGGAGAAGAAAACCAATGAAAAGACTCGGAAAGTGACCACCGTCAAGAAGTTCTTCAGCCCTTCGTCACGAACTGCTTCTAAAAAAG AAACCCAAGAAGGTAAAACCAGTCCGTCCATCAGCCGCCACGCAAGCTTCGATACGGACCAAGTGTCCAAAGACTTTGTGGACTTCCTGAAAAACCTCCAGAAGCCCGGCCGGGAGATCCACAAGCAGTGCCGAGTCTTCCTCGTGAACATGTCAAGCAAGAAG GACCTGGGTGCCGATGAGCTGTCAGAGTGCGTTCAAGATTTCTACCAGAATTTGGCCGACCGCCTGATGACTCACTTTAAAG GCTCCTCTGAGTCTGTGGAGCAGGTGATGGACCAAGTGGAAAAGTACATCATGACTCGTCTGTACAAGAGCGTTTTCTGTCCAGAAACCACTGATGACGAGAGGAAGGACTTGGCCACACAGAACAGGATAAG GGCTTTGCACTGGGTGACCATCCAGATGCTCTGTGTGTCCATGGATGAAGAAATCCCGGAAGTCTCTGAGAATGTGGTGAAAGCGATAACAG ATATCATTGAGATGGATTCGAAGAGGGTTCCTCGGGACAAACTGGCCTGCATCACACACTGCAGTAAACACATCTTCAGCGCTATTAGGATCACCAAGAACGAGCCGGCGTCCGCCGACGACTTTCTCCCCGCGCTCATTTACATCGTGTTGAAGGCTAATCCTCCACGACTTCAGTCCAACATCCAGTACATCACCCGATTCTGCAACCCCAGCAGGCTGATGACCGGAGAGGATGGATACTACTTCACCAACCtg tgcTGTGCAGCTGCCTTCATCGAGAAGTTGGACGCTCAGTCTCTCAATCTCTCCCCGGAGGAGTTTGAGCGTTACATGTCGGGCCAAGCCTCGCCAAGATGCAGCAGCGCAGAGGGCGAGTGGCCCCACACCGGTCCAGGAGCTGGCGTGGCTGCCACCAACCCTGTCCTGGCCCAGCTCAACCACAATCTGGAGCAGCTGTCGACCATCAGCAGCCGGCAGGAGAAGGTGATGGAGGCCGCTCAGAGCCTCCAGGCTGACCTGCTCTCCTGGACCGAGAGCGTCCAGCGGGAGGTGAACGACATCCTGGAAAAATATCCGCTGACCTGCACAGTTTCTGCCATTGATGCCAACAACATAGACAACGACAACCTGCCGCCGCCGCTGACCCCCCAGGTGTTCGCAGGGTAG
- the rabgef1 gene encoding rab5 GDP/GTP exchange factor isoform X1, with protein MCCSTVVGKHCSSIMSQRTERRGIHVDQSDLLCKKGCGYYGNAAWQGLCSKCWREEYQRVRQKQIQDDWALAEKLQREEEAAYASSHGVQTQSTTPPQPGHASLGPFSKFEEKKTNEKTRKVTTVKKFFSPSSRTASKKETQEGKTSPSISRHASFDTDQVSKDFVDFLKNLQKPGREIHKQCRVFLVNMSSKKDLGADELSECVQDFYQNLADRLMTHFKGSSESVEQVMDQVEKYIMTRLYKSVFCPETTDDERKDLATQNRIRALHWVTIQMLCVSMDEEIPEVSENVVKAITDIIEMDSKRVPRDKLACITHCSKHIFSAIRITKNEPASADDFLPALIYIVLKANPPRLQSNIQYITRFCNPSRLMTGEDGYYFTNLCCAAAFIEKLDAQSLNLSPEEFERYMSGQASPRCSSAEGEWPHTGPGAGVAATNPVLAQLNHNLEQLSTISSRQEKVMEAAQSLQADLLSWTESVQREVNDILEKYPLTCTVSAIDANNIDNDNLPPPLTPQVFAG; from the exons ATGTGCTGCagcacagtggttgggaaacactgctcCAG CATTATGAGTCAGCGGACGGAGCGACGGGGGATACACGTGGACCAATCAGACCTGCTGTGCAAAAAAGGATGTGGTTACTATGGCAACGCAGCCTGGCAGGGCCTGTGCTCAAAGTGCTGGAGGGAGGAGTACCAGCGGGTACGGCAGAAACAGATCCAGGATGACTGGGCACTGGCAGAAAA GCTGCAACGAGAGGAGGAGGCAGCGTATGCCAGCAGTCACGGTGTGCAGACTCAGTCCACAACGCCCCCGCAGCCTGGACATGCCTCGCTGGGTCCCTTCTCCAAGTTTGAGGAGAAGAAAACCAATGAAAAGACTCGGAAAGTGACCACCGTCAAGAAGTTCTTCAGCCCTTCGTCACGAACTGCTTCTAAAAAAG AAACCCAAGAAGGTAAAACCAGTCCGTCCATCAGCCGCCACGCAAGCTTCGATACGGACCAAGTGTCCAAAGACTTTGTGGACTTCCTGAAAAACCTCCAGAAGCCCGGCCGGGAGATCCACAAGCAGTGCCGAGTCTTCCTCGTGAACATGTCAAGCAAGAAG GACCTGGGTGCCGATGAGCTGTCAGAGTGCGTTCAAGATTTCTACCAGAATTTGGCCGACCGCCTGATGACTCACTTTAAAG GCTCCTCTGAGTCTGTGGAGCAGGTGATGGACCAAGTGGAAAAGTACATCATGACTCGTCTGTACAAGAGCGTTTTCTGTCCAGAAACCACTGATGACGAGAGGAAGGACTTGGCCACACAGAACAGGATAAG GGCTTTGCACTGGGTGACCATCCAGATGCTCTGTGTGTCCATGGATGAAGAAATCCCGGAAGTCTCTGAGAATGTGGTGAAAGCGATAACAG ATATCATTGAGATGGATTCGAAGAGGGTTCCTCGGGACAAACTGGCCTGCATCACACACTGCAGTAAACACATCTTCAGCGCTATTAGGATCACCAAGAACGAGCCGGCGTCCGCCGACGACTTTCTCCCCGCGCTCATTTACATCGTGTTGAAGGCTAATCCTCCACGACTTCAGTCCAACATCCAGTACATCACCCGATTCTGCAACCCCAGCAGGCTGATGACCGGAGAGGATGGATACTACTTCACCAACCtg tgcTGTGCAGCTGCCTTCATCGAGAAGTTGGACGCTCAGTCTCTCAATCTCTCCCCGGAGGAGTTTGAGCGTTACATGTCGGGCCAAGCCTCGCCAAGATGCAGCAGCGCAGAGGGCGAGTGGCCCCACACCGGTCCAGGAGCTGGCGTGGCTGCCACCAACCCTGTCCTGGCCCAGCTCAACCACAATCTGGAGCAGCTGTCGACCATCAGCAGCCGGCAGGAGAAGGTGATGGAGGCCGCTCAGAGCCTCCAGGCTGACCTGCTCTCCTGGACCGAGAGCGTCCAGCGGGAGGTGAACGACATCCTGGAAAAATATCCGCTGACCTGCACAGTTTCTGCCATTGATGCCAACAACATAGACAACGACAACCTGCCGCCGCCGCTGACCCCCCAGGTGTTCGCAGGGTAG
- the LOC101480605 gene encoding uncharacterized protein LOC101480605: protein MILTGRSLCLPSRATVQELFSVAQDASIIPDISLDPVLTTFLSLDSSAALQHQYNFLQRSMSMEQQSTFNLNLTAKLGGSRVTCGGVGVVALALSMLFDQVAQQVRAQGSTEGPSLTQPSRLKRIFGISSSSRIGWIIHSFLTLIPGIANNQDQMAETTELYDNWLKFELLDHYDRMTTRKRMSSASMQQWLTGAVIHLHMRIHQARLQSVPLGSVESMRISYKTGLGHLVRGYTAYLRANIQETPAPGPQKPRTNAANRPKHANTSTITNMTCSNSLLVNGSQVGLSNKSATPSSTAGINRGCKTDEAGGDFGFNVLNGSNDTTMTGDTLYTSSRYSRTEDGSMLGLLVIEPSRNVSHSVQHHPCESPAIQEALVTRIINVQDLESNGNFFLYADGVFQSLLRQRDDFELRTN from the exons ATGATCCTGACGGGCCGCAGTTTGTGTCTTCCTTCTCGAGCCACCGTCCAGGAGCTCTTCTCGGTGGCTCAGGATGCCAGTATCATCCCTGATATCTCCTTGGATCCTGTTCTCACCACCTTCCTGTCGCTGGATTCGTCAGCAGCGTTGCAGCATCAGTACAACTTCTTACAGCGGAGCATGAGCATGGAGCAGCAGAGCACGTTCAACCTCAACCTGACGGCGAAGCTGGGGGGCAGCAGGGTAACCTGTGGAGGAGTGGGGGTTGTTGCTCTGGCTCTGTCCATGCTTTTTGATCAGGTTGCTCAACAG GTCCGAGCACAAGGATCAACAGAGGGTCCCTCGTTAACTCAACCATCCCGGCTTAAGAGGATTTTTGGCATCAGCAGCTCATCGAGAATCGGCTGGATTATCCACAGCTTCCTCACCCTTATCCCAGGCATCGCCAACAACCAGGATCAGATGGCTGAGACCACAGAGCTCTACGATAACTGGCTGAAATTTGAGCTTCTCGACCATTATGATAGGATGACCACAAGGAAGAGAATGAGTTCAGCGTCGATGCAGCAGTGGCTGACAGGAGCTGTAATTCACCTGCACATGAGAATCCACCAG GCCCGTCTGCAGTCTGTGCCATTAGGATCAGTTGAATCAATGCGCATTTCTTATAAGACGGGGTTAGGTCACCTGGTTCGGGGCTATACAGCCTACCTACGCGCAAACATCCAGGAGACTCCAGCTCCTGGTCCACAAAAACCAAGAACCAATGCTGCCAACAGACCTAAACATGCTAACACATCTACTATAACCAATATGACATGCTCCAACAGCCTCCTTGTTAATGGTAGCCAGGTTGGTCTAAGTAATAAATCTGCCACACCCAGTTCAACTGCAGGAATTAACAGAGGCTGTAAAACTGATGAAGCAGGTGGAGACTTTGGATTTAATGTCCTAAATGGAAGCAATGACACCACGATGACAGGAGACACCCTCTACACTTCATCCAGATACAGCAGGACGGAGGATGGCAGCATGCTTGGACTGTTAGTCATCGAGCCCTCGAGAAACGTGAGTCACAGTGTGCAGCATCACCCCTGTGAGTCTCCAGCCATACAAGAAGCTCTGGTGACTCGAATAATCAACGTGCAGGACCTGGAGAGCAACGGAAATTTTTTCCTGTATGCTGACGGAGTTTTTCAGAGCCTGCTAAGGCAGAGGGATGACTTCGAACTGAGGACaaattag